AACTCCGCATCTTCCGACCAGATTGCCTACCTGAATCCGACCAGTGCCATCAGCACCGTAGGGGCCAAGAACCTGATCCTCAGTTTCGATGCCTTTATCTATGCGGATCTGGATCTACTGGGAGAACAACCCCTTACAAGCCAATCTGTTGTAGGATCGAGAGACGGTGGGACCACCTGGGTGGTAATCGCAGAAGACCTGGAGCAAATTTGGGTCCAACAAGGCCCCAACTGTGCTTCGGGCTGGCGGCGCATCAGCCTGGGCCTGCCTGCGGCCTTGTACAACAGTAGCAACGTGATTATTGGGTTCCGGTGGCGGAACAGGGGACTACTAGGCTCCATTGACGCACGCAACTTTTCGCCCCAGGCCGGTGGATTCAACGTAGACAACCTGCGCATAGAGGAAGGGGCTGACCCGGTGCTGGCATCGGCACAAGACATTGTTTCCCCCTGTAAAAACCAGACCCAAACCTTCTCTAACACCACCAATACTCTGGTTCGGGGCATTACCTACCGCTGGGACGTATCGCCCACCGGAAACTTCACGGTGGTAGCGGGGCAGGCGAATACCAACCTGGTGGACAACTTTGGCAACCTGCGGCTCCGCTTTACGGCCAATGGTACCTACAATGTGGTACTGCGCGGCACCACGGCCACTGGCCAGGTGCTTAGCCCGGTTAGCTATACGGTAACGGTAGCCAACTGCCCGCCAGATGTAGACTTTACCACCGCACAGATATCTCAGGTAGTCTGTTCCACCTCGCCCTCCCCCGTTAACGGCAGCAGTACACGCATCAAGTTCAAAAACCTCACTACCTCTTTCCCTGCACTAGGCACCTATAGCTGGAACATACCCGATGCTGTGTATGTAAACGGGACCAATGCCAATAGCCCGGAGCCCGAAGTAGAGTTTAGCACCGTGGGTGCCAAAACCGTAAGCCTGACGGTAACCAACGCCGAGGGCAACGCCACCGAAACCAAAAACAACTACATAGACGTGCGGGACTGCCAGTGCGAGCTGATTACTACTCCAAGCAACGTAACCCTGCTGAACGAGAATTTCCAGACAAATAATACGAATGCCCTCTTGACTGGCGGGGGATGGCAGTTTACGGATGTAGCATTCAATACTGGTCAGTTTTCTGGCACACATGCCTGGCAAGTGAACAGCGATTATGGGCCAACGTCCATTGGGGCTGGTGGTATAGCACTGTGCTTTGCACTTGGCACAAATACGACTCCGAACCAGCCAATGGCCATTACGGGTGCACCGCAAAGCAACTACCTGCATGTAACGGCACCCGGTCTGACAGCCGGTGCTGGATTTTGCTTCACGGGTTCTGGCCAGAACGCACTTCACTTCACTACCACACCCGGGCAGAACATACGGGCACGCACGCCCCTACTAGATGCCACGGGGTTGACCAATATTCAGATTGATTTTCAATACTTGGCCTGCGATGCCACAAATGCAAGGGTTCGCTACCTAAACCAAACGGGCACCCAGATAGGTGCAACGGTAAATCTGGCAACAGCCGCTACCTGGACTGCAAGAAATATAGCTGCAGCGGCACTAGACGGACAGATATTCCGGGTAGAGTTTGAATGGAACACGACATCGGCCTGTGGCCCGGCTTTTTCCATAGACGAGCTGCTTATCCGCAGCGTAACCGGTGGTGCGGCAGGCCCCGCTACCTTTGTGTGCCCGGTGCCCACCACCCTCTGCCCCGGCCAAACCTTTACGGTGCCCTTCAATGCCGCCGGTACCTGGGCTGCCGGAAACAACTTCCTGGTGCAGCTGTCTAACGCCAGCGGTTCCTTTGGCTCCCCTACCCAGATAGGCAGCCTGAACAACCAGGTGGGCACCAACCTTACTGGGCTGAATGCCACCGTTACCATCCCTGCTGGCCTGGGTGCAGGCACGGGCTACCGCATCCGGGTGGTGGGTAGTGCACCACAGGGCGGCGCCCAGACCAACAATGACAATGGCAGCAACATAACGGTGGCACTCCGCCCCGCTGCCAAGGCCGTTAGTGGGCCCACGAGTGTATGTGTGGGCAGCCTGGCCCAAACCTACAGCATCCCGGCGGGCAGCACCTCCTCCTACACCTGGGGTGTGACTACCGGTGTGGAGGGTACCGACTGGGAGATCGTAAGCGGCCAGGGCACCAACAGCCTGCGGATCCGCTGGATAACTACCTCCAACCGCACCCTGCGCGTAACCGAGAGCAACAGCTGCGGAGACCGGGTGAATGACCTGGCAGTGGCTGTTACCGGTGGGCCGGTGATACCCGACCTGCAGACGGGCGATGTGGCGGTGTGTATCAACACCTCGGACACCTATGCCGTGCCTGCCGACCCCAGCATCGTAACCTGGGAGTGGACTGCCACAAACGGCACCATCACGGGCCCCAATAACACCAATAGCGTAAACGTAACCTGGGCGGCTACCCCCGGCCCGGCATCGCTGCGCCTGCGTGCCGTAAACAGCTGCACCGAAACCGTCCGCACCTATAGCGTGGATATCAGCAGTGGTGCACCCACCGGCCCCTTTACGCTATCGGGCCCCGCCAACCCCTGTAGCAACCAGATCTTCAACATCATTGCCACACCCAGCACAGGCTTCACCTACGACTGGGAGGTGAATGGCCCCGGCCTGGGCGGCTTTACCGATGTGGAGGATGCCGTAACGGCAGGCGTAGCCACCGTACAGGGATCCACAAACAGTGGCCTGCTGTCCATTGCCTTCGTAAATGCAGGCACCTATGAGGTGCGCCTGAATGTGGACAACGGCTGTGCCCCGCTGAACAATGCCGCCAACGGCACCTATACGGTGCTGGCTGG
The DNA window shown above is from Bacteroidota bacterium and carries:
- a CDS encoding gliding motility-associated C-terminal domain-containing protein, giving the protein MRIHQVACSLLFVAVLFCLGARSASAQIPWTENFNDAGATARWITQDAPGSKTNPTPGGISGLVYNTAAGVLTNGVYPNYWIINNRNASDPATRTSQGQLRGANCGGAGTNNSLHITHPATDPGIVNRPFSDLLQEPVDGGDAYWPLSASSGSETVDNSASSDQIAYLNPTSAISTVGAKNLILSFDAFIYADLDLLGEQPLTSQSVVGSRDGGTTWVVIAEDLEQIWVQQGPNCASGWRRISLGLPAALYNSSNVIIGFRWRNRGLLGSIDARNFSPQAGGFNVDNLRIEEGADPVLASAQDIVSPCKNQTQTFSNTTNTLVRGITYRWDVSPTGNFTVVAGQANTNLVDNFGNLRLRFTANGTYNVVLRGTTATGQVLSPVSYTVTVANCPPDVDFTTAQISQVVCSTSPSPVNGSSTRIKFKNLTTSFPALGTYSWNIPDAVYVNGTNANSPEPEVEFSTVGAKTVSLTVTNAEGNATETKNNYIDVRDCQCELITTPSNVTLLNENFQTNNTNALLTGGGWQFTDVAFNTGQFSGTHAWQVNSDYGPTSIGAGGIALCFALGTNTTPNQPMAITGAPQSNYLHVTAPGLTAGAGFCFTGSGQNALHFTTTPGQNIRARTPLLDATGLTNIQIDFQYLACDATNARVRYLNQTGTQIGATVNLATAATWTARNIAAAALDGQIFRVEFEWNTTSACGPAFSIDELLIRSVTGGAAGPATFVCPVPTTLCPGQTFTVPFNAAGTWAAGNNFLVQLSNASGSFGSPTQIGSLNNQVGTNLTGLNATVTIPAGLGAGTGYRIRVVGSAPQGGAQTNNDNGSNITVALRPAAKAVSGPTSVCVGSLAQTYSIPAGSTSSYTWGVTTGVEGTDWEIVSGQGTNSLRIRWITTSNRTLRVTESNSCGDRVNDLAVAVTGGPVIPDLQTGDVAVCINTSDTYAVPADPSIVTWEWTATNGTITGPNNTNSVNVTWAATPGPASLRLRAVNSCTETVRTYSVDISSGAPTGPFTLSGPANPCSNQIFNIIATPSTGFTYDWEVNGPGLGGFTDVEDAVTAGVATVQGSTNSGLLSIAFVNAGTYEVRLNVDNGCAPLNNAANGTYTVLAGPTPTLTSNGGTAPITYCQADNTTNFAVTFSPSTGVVVDRWELSLDGGSTYTTVPSSATLTSLTVNDIGEARRYRVRYNAGLCTDLLANAPLIDFEPLPNPQASVPTEVQSGESITTATVTAPTTGTGPFEVYFRPTGGADTLSNSLNEFPRIPSPGGTITLPPFSYTTSVDGTNFIYSLSMRDLGSPDRCETDVIGQTVLVRVLGLGAPVADKATYCTDELVRISFTAQGTYDPGNQFSVEVINNLGTTVATLANVTSPATLNLRTAGIRGGVYNLRVRSSSPVRSADGTISFTVLNLPDPVFELRDENGQASTVFLKVNDFVQVNGPFYTGTTNIGNPNINCRWVIQHPLGNVVCEECDFLANCVLPPYTGPEGPRTYTAILVMDNQGCESSDTLLFEVRPDVTPIGLPTFFSPNKDGVNDVFQVDPTRFQSFTLEIFSRNGQMVFSTGLNGFKAWDGTFDGGGDAPEGVYFVHFKGVDQFGKSFDKTSTLTLLR